One genomic segment of Chelonia mydas isolate rCheMyd1 chromosome 1, rCheMyd1.pri.v2, whole genome shotgun sequence includes these proteins:
- the DNMT3L gene encoding DNA (cytosine-5)-methyltransferase 3-like isoform X3: protein MPATPSSPNRDFIAHEVNENQRSIEEICICCGSFQIHTQHPLFHGGICTPCTENFLETFFLYDEDGFQAFCTICCSGKTLLMCDDPTCNRCYCLECLDVLVSPGTAEKVKATNTWLCFMCLPLSSHGLLKRKKRWRVKLKCFYDQESNHLEIYQPLSAWERKPINVLSLFDNITTEMKNLGFLGSSLGDGRLTYLDDVTNALRTDVKEWGPFDFIFGSTPPVGNSYEHPPAWYFYQYHRILQYGKPPESSQRPFFWMFVDNLVLEKEDRETASRFFKTEAVTIHRKHAETVQNAVILWSNIPSVKSKYSLSDLDLDLDLLAKNILKTRLLSQRPVTLVRKFFLPLREYFKCFS, encoded by the exons AAATCTGCATCTGCTGTGGCAGCTTCCAGATTCATACCCAGCATCCCTTGTTTCATGGAGGAATTTGTACTCCATGCACG GagaactttctggaaacatttTTCCTGTACGATGAGGATGGCTTTCAAGCTTTTTGTACGATCTGCTGCTCAGGGAAGACTCTGCTAATGTGCGATGATCCAACTTGTAATAG GTGCTATTGCCTGGAGTGTCTGGATGTTCTTGTAAGTCCTGGTACTGCAGAGAAAGTTAAAGCAACGAATACCTGGCTGTGTTTCATGTGCCTCCCCTTGAGTTCACATGGGTtgctgaagaggaagaagagatggCGTGTGAAACTGAAGTGCTTCTACGATCAGGAATCT AACCATCTTGAGATTTATCAGCCTTTATCCGCATGGGAACGAAAGCCAATCAATGTTCTCTCCCTTTTTGATAATATTACCACGG AGATGAAAAATCTTGGATTTTTGGGCAGCAGCTTGGGGGATGGCAGGCTGACATACTTAGATGATGTCACCAATGCTCTGAGGACAGAT GTAAAAGAATGGGGTCCTTTTGATTTCATATTTGGTTCCACTCCTCCGGTTGGAAATTCCTATGAACACCCTCCTG CTTGGTACTTCTATCAATATCACCGCATCCTACAATACGGGAAACCCCCAGAGAGCAGTCAGAGGCCATTCTTCTGGATGTTTGTGGATAATCTGGTGCTGGAAAAAGAAGACAGAGAGACAGCTTCACGATTCTTTAAG acAGAGGCAGTGACTATCCACAGGAAACATGCAGAAACTGTCCAGAATGCTGTGATCTTATGGAGCAACATACCATCTGTTAAGAG caaGTATTCTCTCTCAGACTTGGATCTGGATTTAGACCTCCTGGCAAAGAACATCCTCAAAACAAGACTGCTCTCTCAACGACCCGTCACTCTAGTGAGGAAGTTTTTTCTTCCCTTgagagaatattttaaatgtttttcataa